A region from the Streptomyces sp. 3214.6 genome encodes:
- a CDS encoding glutamate-cysteine ligase family protein, whose amino-acid sequence MGEKVVAGAFDLSDRQHYRDKLRRCLTGLERLLAQKRFDRPKNLMGLEIELNLAGADGLPKMLNGQVLERIASRDFQTELAMFNLEVNIAPHRLGGRVFDRLAEELRTSLAYAHRKASEVDAGIVMIGILPTLDRDDLVSSNLSDVDRYTLLNDQIVAARGEDFALEIDGVERLSCTSKSIVPEAACTSVQLHLQVTPGRFAAVWNAAQAVTAAQIAVGANSPFLFGHELWRESRPPLFQQATDTRPPELQAQGVRPRTWFGERWISSAYELFEENLRFFPPLLPICDEEDPLEALAAGRVPSLAELVLHNGTIYRWNRPVYGIADGVPHLRVENRVLPAGPTVTDVVANAAFYYGVVRALAEESRPVWSRLPFEAAAANFDAACRYGIDARLQWPRRGRLGGVVEVDAVSLVRDELLPLAEAGLNGWGVEPADRDLYLGVIEERCRRRANGATWQVATFHRAVEAGLSRDAALAATTRRYAELMHHGEPVHTWPVGVPEVVPLG is encoded by the coding sequence ATGGGGGAGAAGGTCGTGGCAGGCGCGTTCGACCTGTCCGATCGTCAGCACTACCGGGACAAGCTGCGGCGGTGTCTGACGGGGCTTGAGCGGCTCCTGGCCCAGAAGCGCTTCGACCGCCCCAAGAACCTGATGGGGCTCGAGATCGAACTGAATCTCGCGGGCGCCGACGGTCTGCCGAAAATGCTGAATGGGCAAGTGTTGGAGAGGATCGCGAGCCGAGATTTCCAAACAGAACTCGCCATGTTCAACCTGGAAGTGAACATAGCTCCCCATCGATTGGGAGGGCGGGTATTCGATCGGCTCGCGGAGGAACTCCGTACGTCACTGGCATATGCCCATCGAAAGGCGAGCGAGGTCGATGCGGGAATCGTGATGATCGGTATTCTGCCGACTCTCGACCGTGACGACCTGGTCTCGTCCAACCTTTCCGACGTCGATCGCTACACGCTCCTCAACGACCAGATCGTGGCCGCCCGCGGAGAGGACTTCGCGCTCGAGATCGACGGCGTGGAGCGGCTGTCGTGCACCTCGAAGTCGATCGTGCCCGAGGCCGCCTGCACCTCCGTGCAACTGCATCTGCAGGTCACGCCGGGCCGTTTCGCCGCGGTGTGGAACGCGGCGCAGGCCGTCACTGCCGCGCAGATCGCCGTCGGCGCCAACTCGCCGTTCCTGTTCGGCCACGAGCTGTGGCGGGAGTCGCGGCCCCCGCTCTTCCAGCAGGCCACCGACACCCGGCCGCCGGAACTGCAGGCGCAGGGCGTGCGGCCGCGGACATGGTTCGGGGAGCGGTGGATCAGCTCGGCGTACGAGCTGTTCGAGGAGAACCTGCGCTTCTTCCCGCCGCTGCTGCCCATCTGCGACGAGGAGGACCCGCTGGAGGCCCTGGCGGCGGGCAGGGTGCCCTCGCTCGCCGAGCTCGTCCTGCACAACGGCACCATCTACCGCTGGAACCGGCCCGTCTACGGCATCGCCGACGGCGTCCCGCACCTGCGGGTGGAGAACCGGGTGCTGCCCGCCGGGCCGACGGTGACGGACGTGGTCGCCAACGCCGCCTTCTACTACGGCGTGGTCCGGGCCCTGGCCGAGGAGTCCCGGCCGGTCTGGTCCCGGCTGCCGTTCGAGGCGGCCGCGGCCAACTTCGACGCGGCCTGCCGGTACGGGATCGACGCGCGGCTGCAGTGGCCGCGGCGGGGGCGGCTGGGCGGTGTGGTCGAGGTGGACGCGGTGAGTCTCGTCCGCGACGAGCTGCTGCCGCTGGCCGAGGCGGGACTGAACGGGTGGGGGGTCGAGCCGGCCGACCGTGATCTGTATCTGGGGGTCATCGAGGAGCGGTGCCGGCGGCGGGCCAACGGGGCGACGTGGCAGGTGGCTACGTTCCACCGGGCGGTGGAGGCGGGGTTGTCGCGGGATGCGGCCCTCGCCGCCACGACGCGACGGTATGCGGAGCTGATGCACCACGGGGAGCCGGTGCACACCTGGCCTGTGGGGGTGCCCGAGGTTGTTCCTCTCGGGTGA